One part of the Lathyrus oleraceus cultivar Zhongwan6 unplaced genomic scaffold, CAAS_Psat_ZW6_1.0 chrUn0001, whole genome shotgun sequence genome encodes these proteins:
- the LOC127110541 gene encoding LRR receptor-like serine/threonine-protein kinase FEI 2 yields the protein MTSMFSQWRTLVVFSTVHHDIIDWPKRLHIAIGAAQDLCYLYNDCSPPIVHRDVKASNILLDSQFNTKVADFGLAKILIKPEELATMSTVAGTFGYIAPEYAQSIRVNEKIDVYSFGAVLLELTTGKEVNPGYEYLSLAE from the exons ATGACCTCCATGTTCAGTCAATGGCGCACTTTGGTTGTGTTCAGTACGGTTCATCATGACATCATTGATTGGCCGAAGAGATTGCATATAGCCATTGGAGCTGCACAAGATTTATGTTACCTGTATAACGATTGCTCGCCACCTATTGTTCACCGAGACGTGAAAGCAAGTAACATTCTTTTGGATTCACAATTCAACACTAAAGTTGCTGATTTTGGTCTCGCCAAGATACTGATCAAACCAGAAGAACTTGCCACCATGTCAACTGTGGCTGGCACATTTGGATATATTGCTCCAG AATATGCTCAATCAATTAGAGTTAACGAGAAGATAGATGTTTACAGCTTTGGAGCAGTTCTATTGGAATTGACAACTGGAAAAGAAGTTAATCCTGGATACGAATACTTGTCGCTTGCAGAATAG